From Staphylococcus sp. M0911, a single genomic window includes:
- a CDS encoding MurR/RpiR family transcriptional regulator — translation MFLDERVNANFNQLNDNDLQIANFVNTHVDLCKNLKIQDLAQHTHASNATIHRFTRKLGFDGYSDFKSFLKFESEKKNQLPSDSIESFRQEIENTFNYLDRIDYELLTNKMNDAGTIYLYGTGRAQINVAEEAQRILLTMHKNIIILYDEHELKMVLNKTVPQDLFFIISLSGETYQLKEVTQLLQLRQKYFISVTTMKDNTLAQQANYNVYVSSNTFYLNDGTDYSSFISYHIFFETLLRKYNERKEKGELK, via the coding sequence TGAATGCGAACTTTAATCAACTTAATGACAATGATTTACAAATTGCGAATTTCGTTAATACCCATGTTGATTTATGTAAAAATTTAAAAATTCAAGACTTGGCACAACATACACATGCTTCAAACGCTACAATACATCGCTTTACACGAAAATTAGGATTTGATGGTTATAGCGACTTCAAATCATTTTTAAAATTTGAAAGTGAAAAGAAAAATCAATTACCTTCTGACTCTATCGAATCATTTAGACAGGAAATTGAAAATACATTTAATTATTTAGATCGTATAGATTATGAGCTACTAACTAATAAAATGAATGATGCCGGAACGATATATTTATATGGAACGGGTAGAGCTCAAATCAATGTGGCTGAAGAAGCACAAAGAATATTATTAACAATGCATAAAAACATCATTATTCTTTATGATGAACACGAATTAAAAATGGTCTTAAACAAAACCGTACCGCAAGACCTTTTCTTTATCATTTCGCTATCTGGTGAAACTTATCAATTAAAAGAAGTAACACAGCTATTGCAATTGAGACAAAAATATTTTATCTCAGTCACAACGATGAAAGATAATACGTTAGCCCAACAAGCAAATTATAATGTGTATGTATCTAGTAATACATTCTATTTAAATGATGGCACTGATTATTCAAGTTTTATTAGTTATCATATTTTCTTTGAAACACTGCTCAGAAAATATAATGAACGGAAAGAAAAAGGTGAACTCAAATAA
- the hutI gene encoding imidazolonepropionase, whose protein sequence is MNDLIIQNIKELILPKSTDRPLKGAELDQLDVIENGTVVVNDGKIVYSGSHTDKYDAEQVIDATGKVVSPSLIDAHTHLVFGGSREHEMSLKRQGKSYLEILESGGGILSTVKATRDISEEDLFKKAEHDLLTMIQHGVLGVESKSGYGLDKENELKQLRVSNRLAEKYGLDMRHTFLGPHAVPEEAESNEAFLNEMIELLPEVKEYADFADIFCETGVFSVEESRHYMQKAKEAGFKVKIHADEIDPLGGLELAIDENAISADHLVASSAEGKAKLKNSDTVAVLLPATTFYLDKNDYADARGMLDNDGAIAIATDYNPGSSVTNNLQLAMAIAALKLKLSPNEVWNAVTVNAAKAIDLDAGTINEGDKANIVIWNAPNHEYIPYHFGINHAQKVIKDGRVIVDNEFSLD, encoded by the coding sequence ATGAACGATTTAATTATTCAAAACATTAAAGAGCTTATTTTACCAAAATCAACTGATCGTCCTTTAAAAGGTGCAGAACTTGATCAACTAGATGTGATTGAAAATGGTACGGTCGTTGTGAACGATGGCAAAATTGTATATTCAGGATCACATACTGATAAATATGATGCTGAACAAGTGATTGATGCAACAGGTAAAGTTGTGTCACCATCATTGATTGATGCACACACGCACTTAGTTTTCGGTGGCTCAAGAGAACATGAAATGTCATTGAAACGTCAAGGTAAATCTTATTTAGAAATATTAGAATCAGGTGGCGGTATTTTATCAACAGTTAAAGCCACACGTGACATAAGTGAAGAAGATTTATTCAAAAAAGCTGAACACGATTTACTAACAATGATTCAACATGGTGTTTTAGGTGTTGAAAGTAAAAGTGGTTATGGTCTAGATAAAGAAAATGAATTGAAACAATTAAGAGTATCTAATCGTTTAGCAGAGAAATACGGTTTAGATATGAGACACACCTTCCTAGGACCACATGCGGTTCCAGAAGAAGCGGAGTCTAATGAGGCGTTCTTAAATGAGATGATTGAACTTTTACCAGAAGTTAAAGAATATGCAGACTTTGCAGATATCTTCTGTGAAACAGGTGTATTCTCAGTTGAAGAATCTAGACATTATATGCAAAAAGCGAAAGAGGCAGGATTTAAAGTTAAAATTCATGCTGATGAAATTGATCCACTTGGTGGTCTAGAGTTAGCTATTGATGAAAATGCAATTTCTGCTGATCATCTTGTTGCTTCAAGTGCAGAAGGTAAAGCTAAATTAAAAAATAGTGACACAGTAGCCGTATTATTACCAGCAACGACATTCTATTTAGATAAAAACGATTATGCAGATGCAAGAGGCATGTTAGATAATGATGGGGCTATCGCTATTGCAACTGACTACAATCCTGGTAGTAGCGTAACTAATAACTTACAATTGGCAATGGCAATAGCCGCATTAAAATTAAAACTTTCACCAAATGAAGTTTGGAATGCTGTAACAGTTAATGCAGCAAAAGCAATTGATTTAGACGCAGGTACAATCAATGAAGGTGACAAAGCTAACATTGTTATTTGGAATGCGCCGAACCATGAATATATTCCTTATCACTTTGGTATCAACCATGCTCAAAAAGTGATTAAAGATGGTAGAGTCATTGTGGATAATGAATTTTCATTAGACTAG
- a CDS encoding LysR family transcriptional regulator: MKIIQLEYFLAVVKYNSFTKAANFLHISQPSLTAAIKKMEADLGYDLFMRTTKDIKITEKGIQFYKYAEDLVESYRSTVEKMYDLNVSSEPRIKMGILESTSQWMANVIHAHHKHYPNQQYRIYEVHDQHQSIEQLTNFNVHFALTNEEIRHQDITSIALYKESYILLTPKDAFPKQKTIQLDELPLILPNKNSQVRKHLDDYFNRVGIHPNIIMESDRFESATNLVHLGIGYAVIPRFYYQSFNTRNLDYIKIRPNLGRKIYINYLKKRKHSEQVLSLIEQCIDYWNL, encoded by the coding sequence ATGAAAATCATTCAATTAGAATATTTTTTAGCCGTTGTAAAATACAATAGTTTTACGAAAGCCGCTAATTTTTTACATATTAGTCAACCTTCCTTAACTGCAGCTATTAAAAAGATGGAAGCTGATTTAGGATACGATTTATTTATGCGTACCACTAAAGATATCAAAATCACTGAAAAAGGTATTCAGTTTTATAAATATGCTGAGGATTTAGTAGAATCCTATCGTTCTACAGTTGAAAAAATGTATGATTTAAATGTGTCTTCGGAACCCCGTATTAAAATGGGCATTTTAGAATCTACGAGTCAATGGATGGCCAATGTCATTCATGCTCATCACAAACATTATCCTAATCAACAATACCGTATTTATGAGGTACATGATCAACATCAATCTATTGAGCAACTTACCAACTTTAATGTTCATTTTGCCTTAACAAACGAGGAAATACGCCATCAAGATATTACATCGATCGCATTATATAAAGAATCTTATATATTACTAACACCTAAAGATGCATTTCCAAAGCAAAAAACGATTCAATTGGATGAATTACCTTTAATTTTGCCGAATAAAAATTCTCAAGTTCGTAAACACTTAGATGATTATTTTAATAGAGTAGGTATCCACCCTAATATCATTATGGAATCTGATCGTTTTGAATCCGCTACTAATCTAGTCCATTTAGGTATTGGTTATGCGGTTATTCCTCGATTTTATTACCAATCATTTAATACACGGAATTTAGACTACATTAAAATACGCCCTAATTTAGGACGCAAAATTTATATTAATTATTTAAAAAAGAGAAAGCACTCTGAACAAGTACTTTCTCTTATTGAACAATGTATTGATTATTGGAATTTATAA
- the hutG gene encoding formimidoylglutamase gives MYQQAEPSLWTGRLDSETDAKQFRHFQTIQFNDLRQVELASKQKGVGILGYAIDKGVELNKGRVGAKEGPNAIKKAFAGLPDLNQCEQIVDYGNVEHDHDALIDTQKEFAELAAKSIHNHKQTFLLGGGHDIAYAQYLATRQVYPNESIGVINIDAHFDTRDEGESTSGTSFRQILEQDDNADYMVLGISQGGNTQGLFDYAKEKGVSFVYADELLHQVSPPIKDMIERFIHDHDVIMFTICMDVVDSAFAPGVSAPAVLGIYPHTVFELAKRIVPSEKVKSVSIAEMNPKYDQDNRTAKLIANLVHHFLL, from the coding sequence ATGTATCAACAAGCTGAACCAAGCTTATGGACCGGAAGATTAGATAGTGAAACAGATGCAAAACAATTTAGACATTTTCAAACTATTCAATTTAATGACTTAAGACAAGTAGAATTAGCATCTAAACAAAAAGGTGTTGGTATCTTAGGTTATGCGATTGATAAAGGTGTAGAACTAAATAAAGGGCGTGTAGGTGCAAAAGAGGGGCCTAATGCGATAAAAAAAGCATTCGCTGGCTTACCAGATTTGAATCAATGTGAACAAATCGTTGATTATGGAAATGTCGAGCATGATCATGACGCACTAATTGATACTCAAAAGGAATTTGCAGAATTAGCAGCCAAGTCTATTCATAATCATAAACAAACATTCTTATTAGGTGGTGGGCATGATATCGCTTATGCACAATATTTAGCGACTAGACAAGTGTATCCTAATGAGTCAATTGGGGTTATTAATATTGATGCCCACTTTGATACACGTGATGAAGGTGAATCCACTTCAGGTACGAGTTTTAGACAAATACTAGAACAAGATGACAATGCAGATTACATGGTATTAGGTATATCTCAAGGTGGTAACACACAAGGTTTATTCGACTATGCTAAAGAAAAAGGTGTATCATTTGTTTATGCTGATGAATTATTACATCAAGTATCACCACCGATTAAAGATATGATTGAACGATTTATTCACGATCATGATGTAATCATGTTTACGATTTGTATGGATGTTGTAGATAGTGCCTTTGCTCCAGGTGTAAGTGCTCCAGCAGTCTTGGGCATCTATCCACATACAGTGTTTGAATTAGCAAAGCGCATTGTCCCAAGTGAAAAGGTTAAATCAGTAAGTATTGCTGAAATGAACCCTAAATACGATCAAGACAATCGTACAGCGAAACTGATTGCGAATTTAGTGCATCACTTCTTATTATAA
- the hutU gene encoding urocanate hydratase, with protein MREIHAKKGLDIECKGWEQEAVLRMLYNNLDPEVAEHPEELVVYGGIGKAARNWKAFEAIENTLRDLEADETMLVQSGKPVAVFKTHEEAPRVLISNSVLVPEWANWDHFNELDKKGLMMYGQMTAGSWIYIGSQGIVQGTYETFAELGNQEYQSDLTGTVTLTAGLGGMGGAQPLAVTMNNGVAICVDVDESRVDKRVETKYCDIKTNDLDEALKLAEDARQKGEALSIGLVGNAVDIHKAILDKGFKIDIITDQTSAHDPLNGYVPQGYSVEEAKKLRKEDPKKYVELSQDSMAKHVELMLEFQKQGAVAFDYGNNIRQVAYNNGVKNAFDFPGFVPAYIRPLFCEGKGPFRFAALSGDPKDIERADEEMRKLFPDNEKLIRWLDLAEEKISYQGLPSRIAWLGYEERAKMGLALNKLVRDGEISAPIVIGRDHLDSGSVASPNRETEGMRDGSDAVGDWAVLNALINTAAGGSWISFHHGGGVGMGYSLHAGMVVVADGSERADRRLGRVLTTDPGMGVVRHVDAGYDIAIQTAKDKGIKIPMIDEAGDK; from the coding sequence ATGAGAGAAATTCATGCAAAAAAAGGGTTAGATATCGAATGTAAAGGTTGGGAACAAGAAGCAGTACTACGAATGCTATATAATAACTTAGATCCAGAAGTAGCGGAGCACCCAGAAGAGCTTGTGGTATATGGTGGTATTGGTAAAGCTGCTCGTAACTGGAAAGCCTTTGAAGCTATTGAAAATACATTAAGAGATTTAGAAGCAGATGAAACAATGCTTGTACAATCTGGTAAACCAGTAGCGGTATTTAAAACACATGAAGAAGCGCCACGAGTATTAATTTCAAATTCAGTTTTAGTACCTGAATGGGCGAACTGGGATCACTTTAATGAACTAGATAAAAAAGGCTTAATGATGTATGGCCAAATGACAGCAGGTAGTTGGATTTATATTGGTTCACAAGGTATCGTTCAAGGTACTTATGAAACATTTGCTGAACTTGGTAATCAAGAATATCAAAGTGATTTAACTGGTACAGTAACACTTACTGCTGGATTAGGTGGTATGGGCGGTGCACAACCACTTGCTGTGACTATGAATAATGGTGTAGCTATTTGTGTAGATGTCGACGAAAGTCGTGTTGATAAACGTGTCGAAACAAAATATTGCGATATCAAAACTAACGATTTAGATGAAGCATTAAAATTAGCTGAAGACGCTAGACAAAAAGGGGAAGCTTTATCTATTGGATTAGTAGGTAATGCAGTAGACATTCACAAAGCTATTTTAGACAAAGGATTTAAGATTGATATTATTACTGACCAAACAAGTGCACATGACCCATTAAACGGTTATGTCCCACAAGGTTACTCAGTTGAAGAAGCTAAAAAACTACGTAAAGAAGATCCGAAAAAATATGTAGAATTATCTCAAGATTCAATGGCCAAACATGTTGAATTAATGCTTGAATTCCAAAAACAAGGTGCTGTTGCGTTTGATTATGGTAACAATATCCGTCAAGTTGCATATAACAACGGTGTGAAAAATGCATTTGATTTCCCAGGATTTGTGCCGGCATATATTAGACCATTATTCTGTGAAGGAAAAGGTCCATTCCGCTTTGCAGCGTTAAGTGGTGATCCAAAAGATATTGAACGTGCAGATGAAGAAATGAGAAAGTTATTCCCAGATAATGAAAAATTAATTCGTTGGTTAGATCTTGCAGAAGAAAAAATTTCTTACCAAGGTTTACCATCAAGAATTGCATGGCTAGGCTATGAAGAACGTGCCAAAATGGGTCTAGCACTTAATAAATTAGTGCGTGATGGTGAAATTTCTGCACCGATTGTTATCGGACGAGATCATTTAGATTCTGGTTCAGTAGCAAGTCCGAACCGTGAAACAGAAGGTATGCGTGACGGAAGTGATGCAGTAGGTGACTGGGCTGTACTTAATGCATTAATTAATACAGCAGCAGGTGGCTCTTGGATTTCATTCCACCATGGCGGTGGCGTAGGTATGGGTTATTCATTACATGCTGGTATGGTTGTTGTTGCAGATGGTTCAGAACGTGCAGATCGTCGATTAGGACGTGTATTAACTACAGATCCGGGTATGGGAGTAGTAAGACACGTTGATGCTGGTTATGACATCGCCATTCAAACGGCAAAAGATAAAGGCATCAAAATTCCAATGATTGATGAAGCAGGTGATAAATAA
- a CDS encoding Na+/H+ antiporter NhaC family protein, with protein MKETKKGNAWALFPLLLFMLLFLGVGIISGDFTTMPLNVAITITVIVALLMNRKEKFATKVEVFTKGAGHSNIILMMLIFILAGAFSTTTEKMGGVTSTVNLGLSLIPENLIIVGLFIICMFVSISMGTSVGTVAAIAPVGFGFAQATDVSAALAMATVVGGAMFGDNLSMISDTTIAAVRTQHTKMKDKFKVNFRIVLPGAILTIVVLFFLTNGISMDHSKSYDFQLVKVIPYLLVLILALVGVNVIIVLIGGTVLSGVIGLIDGSFGWKGLLSAVSKGIIGMEDIAMIALLIGGLVGLIQHNGGIDWLLNVVRGRVKSKRGAEIGIASLVSVADIATANNTISIIMSGPLAKNIADEYDVDPRKSASILDIFGGCFQGLLPYSPQVISAAGVAGISPFLLVPYSIYPIMLGVCGLIAILIGYPKLKNKA; from the coding sequence ATGAAAGAAACAAAAAAGGGTAATGCTTGGGCGTTATTTCCGTTATTATTATTTATGTTGTTATTTTTAGGTGTAGGTATCATATCAGGTGATTTCACGACAATGCCTTTAAATGTTGCGATAACGATTACGGTAATCGTTGCTTTGTTGATGAATCGCAAAGAAAAATTTGCTACTAAAGTTGAAGTGTTTACTAAAGGTGCAGGTCATTCAAATATTATTTTAATGATGCTTATCTTTATTTTAGCAGGCGCTTTTTCAACGACGACAGAGAAAATGGGTGGCGTGACTTCAACTGTAAATTTAGGGTTGTCACTTATTCCTGAAAACTTAATTATAGTCGGTTTATTTATCATTTGTATGTTTGTTTCCATTTCAATGGGAACATCAGTAGGTACAGTAGCAGCAATTGCACCGGTAGGATTTGGATTTGCACAAGCTACAGATGTATCTGCAGCTTTAGCTATGGCTACAGTTGTTGGTGGCGCTATGTTTGGAGATAATCTTTCTATGATTTCTGATACTACGATAGCGGCTGTACGTACACAACATACGAAGATGAAAGATAAATTTAAAGTAAACTTTAGAATTGTTTTGCCAGGTGCGATATTAACCATAGTTGTACTATTTTTCCTAACAAATGGAATTTCCATGGATCATTCTAAAAGTTATGATTTCCAATTAGTTAAAGTCATTCCGTATTTATTGGTGTTGATACTAGCGCTAGTTGGTGTCAATGTGATTATCGTCCTTATTGGTGGGACAGTTTTATCTGGAGTCATTGGCCTTATTGATGGCTCATTTGGTTGGAAAGGATTACTAAGTGCTGTATCTAAAGGAATTATAGGTATGGAAGATATTGCTATGATTGCCTTATTAATTGGTGGTTTAGTAGGACTTATTCAACATAATGGCGGTATAGATTGGTTGTTAAATGTAGTCAGAGGTCGCGTGAAATCTAAACGAGGAGCTGAAATAGGCATTGCCAGTTTAGTAAGTGTGGCAGATATTGCAACAGCTAATAATACTATTTCAATCATTATGTCAGGACCATTAGCTAAAAATATTGCAGATGAATATGATGTTGATCCACGTAAATCAGCTAGTATTTTAGATATATTTGGTGGGTGTTTCCAAGGCTTATTACCATATAGTCCTCAAGTGATTTCAGCTGCAGGAGTAGCGGGCATCTCACCATTCTTACTCGTTCCTTATAGTATTTATCCTATCATGCTTGGTGTATGCGGATTGATTGCTATTTTAATTGGTTATCCAAAATTAAAAAACAAAGCATAA
- a CDS encoding SRPBCC family protein, whose protein sequence is MAKYNVENEYVEIDIERLLKYSPETIYEAWTKEDILKQWFMTSKRTNKSFEADVQEGGKYRIVDSRNGKQNIIEGTYEELVMDEFIKMTIGMPGLSNEEDIIEVEFFERESGGTQMFFYYQSYMERERRLTNLEYKQKKKEYHDSTAHGFELMFDKMNAVLEEIEEQKNN, encoded by the coding sequence GTGGCAAAGTATAATGTGGAAAATGAATATGTAGAAATTGATATTGAACGTTTATTAAAATATTCACCAGAAACAATTTATGAAGCTTGGACGAAAGAAGATATTCTCAAACAATGGTTTATGACGTCGAAACGTACGAATAAATCATTTGAAGCTGATGTCCAAGAAGGTGGTAAGTATCGTATCGTTGATAGTAGAAATGGTAAACAAAATATTATCGAAGGTACATACGAAGAATTAGTCATGGATGAATTTATTAAAATGACAATAGGTATGCCAGGCTTAAGTAACGAGGAGGATATTATAGAAGTAGAATTCTTCGAACGTGAATCAGGTGGCACCCAAATGTTCTTCTATTATCAATCATATATGGAACGTGAAAGAAGATTAACCAATCTTGAATACAAACAGAAAAAGAAAGAATACCATGATTCAACTGCGCATGGATTTGAACTTATGTTTGACAAAATGAATGCAGTATTAGAAGAAATTGAAGAACAGAAAAATAATTAA
- a CDS encoding amidohydrolase, which yields MTGYTDYVNWRRTFHQFPEISEEEYETTQRLKRILEAHDIKILDLPLDTGLIAEIGQGDQMIAIRTDIDALPINEQVEHEFTSTNQGVMHACGHDIHMASILGVATQLKAQESELNGRVRIIFQAAEELGHGAKKVVDTRALDGVKAVLGFHNYPTMDIGDFAIKKGPITSAVDRFEFEIKGKGAHAAKPEQGNDPTVALGQLINSLQTIVSRNLSAFDNAVVTIGEISCGNTWNVIADQAYVQGTVRSFKPEHRAYIEQRMNDIADGLARTFNIQVDCRYTRLPGTVINDDELTDMAIEVAKDIGYHVSMMDLPLTIGEDFSGYTETYPGVFAFIGSNSEYDLHHPLYDPDERILEKVPTYFVTLAKRLLNQ from the coding sequence ATGACTGGTTATACAGATTACGTGAATTGGCGACGTACATTTCACCAATTCCCTGAAATATCAGAGGAAGAATATGAAACTACGCAACGACTTAAACGTATATTAGAAGCACATGATATAAAAATTTTAGATTTACCGTTAGATACAGGATTAATTGCAGAAATTGGACAAGGGGACCAAATGATTGCGATTAGAACTGATATAGACGCACTACCTATCAATGAGCAAGTTGAACATGAATTTACATCAACCAATCAAGGTGTCATGCATGCGTGTGGTCATGATATTCATATGGCAAGTATATTAGGGGTTGCAACACAATTGAAAGCCCAAGAGAGTGAATTAAATGGTCGAGTGAGAATCATATTCCAAGCGGCTGAAGAGCTAGGTCATGGAGCTAAAAAGGTAGTAGATACAAGGGCATTAGATGGTGTGAAAGCAGTATTAGGATTCCATAATTATCCAACGATGGACATTGGTGACTTTGCTATAAAGAAAGGGCCTATTACGTCTGCTGTAGATCGCTTCGAATTTGAGATTAAAGGAAAAGGGGCACATGCTGCTAAACCAGAACAGGGTAATGACCCAACCGTTGCTTTAGGTCAACTGATTAATAGTTTACAAACGATTGTAAGTAGAAATTTATCTGCTTTTGATAATGCAGTTGTTACTATTGGTGAAATTTCATGTGGAAATACATGGAATGTCATTGCCGATCAAGCCTATGTACAAGGGACTGTCCGTTCATTTAAACCAGAACATAGAGCATATATCGAACAACGAATGAATGATATTGCTGATGGTTTAGCACGAACATTTAATATACAGGTAGATTGCCGATATACACGACTTCCTGGAACAGTAATTAATGATGATGAATTAACTGATATGGCGATAGAAGTAGCAAAAGATATCGGTTATCATGTCTCAATGATGGATTTACCATTAACGATTGGTGAAGACTTTTCAGGTTATACAGAAACGTATCCTGGTGTATTTGCATTCATAGGATCTAATAGTGAGTATGACTTACATCATCCTTTATATGATCCAGATGAGCGTATTTTAGAAAAAGTGCCAACTTATTTTGTGACACTGGCGAAACGTCTTCTGAATCAATAG
- a CDS encoding SDR family oxidoreductase, producing MSAQDPRNKFKSTDYEKQEQPLPGLQSQLTPEPDCGETSYVGHGRLKGYKMLVTGGDSAIGRAAAIAYAKEGADVAINYLPSEDKDAQDVKQVIEEAGQKAVLIPGDIRDEQFNYDMVEEAHQQLGGLDNVTLVAGHQQYHDDIRGFDTQSFKETFETNVYPIFWTVQKALEYLQPGASITTTSSVQGYNPSPILHDYAASKAAIISLTKSLSEELGAKGIRVNCVAPGPFWSPLQITGGQPQRNIPKFGKNTPLGRAGQPVELSGTYVLLASEESSYTTGQVFGVTGGIQIN from the coding sequence ATGTCAGCACAAGATCCTAGAAATAAATTCAAATCAACAGACTATGAAAAACAAGAGCAGCCACTTCCAGGCTTGCAAAGTCAATTAACACCTGAACCCGATTGTGGTGAGACATCATACGTCGGACACGGGCGATTAAAAGGATATAAAATGTTAGTCACAGGTGGCGATTCTGCCATTGGACGCGCAGCAGCTATTGCTTATGCTAAAGAAGGCGCAGATGTTGCGATTAATTATCTTCCAAGTGAAGACAAAGACGCACAAGACGTTAAACAAGTGATTGAAGAAGCGGGACAAAAAGCAGTGCTAATACCTGGTGATATACGTGATGAACAATTTAACTATGACATGGTCGAAGAAGCACATCAACAGCTTGGTGGACTTGATAATGTAACATTAGTCGCTGGACATCAACAATACCATGATGATATTCGAGGATTTGATACTCAATCATTTAAAGAGACATTTGAAACCAATGTATATCCAATATTTTGGACAGTACAAAAAGCATTAGAGTATTTACAACCTGGGGCATCAATTACTACAACGTCATCTGTTCAAGGATATAATCCAAGCCCTATCTTACACGACTATGCCGCTTCAAAAGCTGCCATTATCTCATTGACGAAAAGTTTATCAGAAGAGCTTGGCGCAAAAGGTATTCGTGTCAATTGTGTGGCACCAGGACCATTTTGGTCACCTTTACAAATTACTGGTGGACAACCACAACGTAATATTCCGAAATTCGGTAAAAATACACCACTTGGCCGTGCAGGTCAACCTGTTGAACTATCAGGAACATATGTACTTTTAGCATCTGAAGAATCAAGTTATACAACCGGACAAGTCTTCGGTGTGACAGGCGGCATTCAAATTAACTAA